From a single Flavobacterium sp. genomic region:
- a CDS encoding STAS-like domain-containing protein produces MMIISVFERFGEFAENKNKAKNVRTTLIEPSIKNGNTICLDFKGVNNATQSFIHALISNLIRIHGIEALEKIEFKNCNETLKTIITIVVDYMQDSLENEEDENEEDYIE; encoded by the coding sequence ATGATGATAATTAGTGTTTTTGAACGTTTTGGCGAATTCGCTGAAAACAAAAACAAAGCAAAAAATGTTAGAACAACACTTATTGAACCTTCAATAAAAAACGGAAATACAATCTGTTTAGACTTTAAAGGAGTTAATAATGCCACACAATCTTTTATTCATGCATTAATAAGCAACTTAATTAGAATTCATGGAATTGAAGCATTAGAAAAAATTGAGTTTAAAAATTGTAATGAAACTTTAAAAACAATAATAACAATTGTTGTAGATTACATGCAAGACAGTTTAGAAAACGAAGAAGACGAAAACGAAGAAGACTATATTGAATAA